From a single Micromonospora sp. WMMD1102 genomic region:
- a CDS encoding cation:proton antiporter, with protein MDLSATSYALIGLGALLAGILPRVLERRPLSMPIAFLGLGMLVFLLPLGLPEPDPLTHDKIATQLTEIGVIVALMGAGLKIDRPLGRRRWSSTWRLLAIAMPLCIAAVALLGWWWVGLAPAAALLLAAALAPTDPVLASDVQVGEPTDVEDSEDEVRFALTAEAGLNDGLAFPFVYAAIAIATVGLAPAGWLAEWLTLDVGYRILLGVAGGLLVGWLLGKLFFRAPSRLRLARHSEGFLALAATFLSYGLVELVGGYGFLAVFVTARAIRAAERSHEYHQVLHNFAEQVERLLTVLLLLLFGGAVVTGLLAPLTWPAALLALALVFVIRPLTGRLSLVGAPGRPAEHWVIALFGIRGVGTFYYLGYATTHADFLGADLLWATAGLAVLVSVVVHGVAATPVMQLLDRRLDRTSDDGGSADRPAELPAPRSGKQDAPTSTDSDSPART; from the coding sequence GTGGATCTCTCGGCGACCTCGTACGCGTTGATCGGGCTGGGCGCGCTGCTGGCCGGCATCCTGCCCCGGGTGCTGGAGCGGCGACCGCTCTCCATGCCGATCGCCTTCCTCGGCCTCGGCATGCTGGTGTTCCTGCTTCCGCTCGGGCTGCCCGAGCCGGACCCGCTGACCCACGACAAGATCGCGACCCAGCTCACCGAGATCGGCGTGATCGTGGCGCTGATGGGCGCCGGGTTGAAGATCGACCGGCCGCTCGGCCGGCGCCGCTGGTCGTCGACCTGGCGACTGCTGGCGATCGCCATGCCGCTCTGCATCGCCGCGGTGGCGCTGCTCGGCTGGTGGTGGGTGGGGCTGGCGCCGGCCGCCGCGCTGCTGCTGGCCGCCGCGCTGGCCCCGACCGATCCGGTGCTCGCCTCCGACGTGCAGGTGGGCGAGCCCACCGACGTCGAGGACAGCGAGGACGAGGTGCGGTTCGCGCTGACCGCCGAGGCCGGGCTGAACGACGGTCTCGCCTTCCCGTTCGTCTACGCCGCGATCGCGATCGCCACGGTCGGCCTGGCCCCCGCCGGCTGGCTGGCGGAGTGGCTGACCCTGGACGTCGGCTACCGGATCCTGCTCGGGGTGGCCGGCGGGCTGCTGGTGGGGTGGCTGCTCGGCAAGCTGTTCTTCCGGGCACCGTCGCGGCTGCGGCTGGCCCGGCATTCGGAGGGGTTCCTGGCGCTGGCCGCCACCTTCCTGTCGTACGGCCTGGTCGAGCTGGTCGGCGGGTACGGCTTCCTGGCGGTCTTCGTCACCGCCCGGGCGATCCGGGCGGCGGAGCGGTCGCACGAGTACCACCAGGTGCTGCACAACTTCGCCGAGCAGGTGGAGCGGCTGCTCACGGTGCTGTTGCTGCTGCTGTTCGGCGGTGCGGTGGTCACCGGGCTGCTCGCCCCGCTGACCTGGCCGGCGGCGCTGCTGGCGCTGGCGCTGGTCTTCGTCATCCGCCCGTTGACCGGCCGGCTGTCGCTGGTCGGGGCGCCGGGCCGGCCCGCCGAGCACTGGGTGATCGCGCTCTTCGGCATCCGTGGCGTCGGCACGTTCTACTACCTGGGGTACGCCACCACGCACGCCGACTTCCTCGGCGCCGACCTGCTCTGGGCCACGGCCGGGCTGGCGGTGCTGGTCTCGGTGGTGGTGCACGGGGTGGCGGCCACCCCGGTGATGCAGCTGCTGGACCGCCGCCTGGACCGCACCTCCGACGACGGTGGCTCGGCCGACCGGCCGGCGGAACTGCCCGCGCCACGTTCCGGCAAGCAGGACGCGCCGACCTCCACCGACTCCGACAGTCCGGCCCGAACCTGA
- a CDS encoding sensor histidine kinase, with amino-acid sequence MTFEPATRPGTGPLRHDALFYRTDDDYVTGVRSFVRAGLVAGEPVLIAVPGLRLDLLRTALGGGTELRFVDMAREGRNPGWIIPGVLHAFVEEHAPARVRVVGEPVWPGRSAQAYPRCVQHEALINIALAGRPVSLLCPYDAVRLDVEVIADAASTHPFLIRDGDRQPSAGYGHPENVVDSFNQPFPTPPPSASTLFFESSGLSGMRAMVAALAHQAGLDREQVDDLRVAANEIATNAVVHSGRPAVARVWLDDDGLVCEITGSSVLTDRLAGRLPPSPVSDSGRGLLLVNYLCDLVQVHTDNTSTTVRLHMHRRAEPATGTAPTLGS; translated from the coding sequence ATGACATTCGAACCGGCCACGCGGCCCGGCACCGGACCGCTGCGGCACGACGCACTCTTCTACCGCACCGACGACGACTACGTCACCGGCGTCCGCTCGTTCGTGCGGGCCGGGCTCGTCGCCGGGGAGCCGGTGCTGATCGCCGTACCCGGGCTCCGGCTCGACCTGCTGCGCACGGCACTCGGCGGCGGCACCGAGCTGCGCTTCGTCGACATGGCCCGGGAGGGTCGCAACCCCGGATGGATCATCCCCGGTGTGCTGCACGCCTTCGTCGAGGAACACGCCCCGGCCCGGGTACGCGTCGTCGGGGAGCCGGTCTGGCCCGGCCGGTCGGCACAGGCGTACCCCCGGTGCGTACAGCACGAGGCCCTGATCAACATCGCCCTCGCCGGGCGGCCGGTCAGCCTGCTCTGCCCGTACGACGCGGTGCGGCTGGACGTGGAGGTGATCGCCGACGCGGCGAGTACCCACCCGTTCCTGATCCGCGACGGCGACCGGCAGCCCAGTGCCGGGTACGGCCACCCGGAGAACGTGGTCGACTCGTTCAACCAGCCCTTCCCGACCCCGCCGCCCTCGGCGTCCACGTTGTTCTTCGAGTCCTCCGGACTCTCCGGGATGCGGGCCATGGTCGCCGCCCTCGCCCACCAGGCCGGGCTCGACCGCGAACAGGTCGACGACCTGCGGGTCGCGGCGAACGAGATCGCCACCAACGCGGTGGTGCACTCCGGCCGGCCGGCGGTGGCCCGGGTCTGGCTCGACGACGACGGGCTGGTCTGCGAGATCACCGGCTCCAGCGTGCTGACCGACCGGCTCGCCGGCCGCCTCCCGCCGTCGCCGGTCAGCGACAGCGGGCGCGGCCTGCTGCTGGTCAACTACCTCTGCGACCTGGTCCAGGTGCACACCGACAACACCTCGACCACCGTCCGGCTGCACATGCACCGCCGGGCGGAGCCGGCGACCGGCACCGCACCGACCCTCGGCTCCTGA
- a CDS encoding glycoside hydrolase family 6 protein, with protein MHLRPALAAAGAVAVTALAVTTAVGVGLLDPTPAKAADSAFYVDPDTSAARWVAANPNDSRAAVIRDRIASVPQGRWFTQNNPGTVRGQVDAFVGAAAAAGKIPILVVYNIPNRDCSGASSGGLANHTAYRQWIDQVAGGLNGRPATIILEPDVLALMSNCMNSSQQAETQASMAYAGKRFKAASSQARVYYDSANSAWLSPPVMAARLVGADIANSADGISVNVSNYRTTAESVNYAKSVVAATGASHLKIVVDTSRNGNGPDPRSEWCDPAGRAIGTASTNQTGDSAVDAFLWVKLPGEADGCIATAGQFVPQRAYDMAMAAPNPPTTPPATTGPPTVPPTTTPPVGTPPATTPPAGAGCRVTWTANSWTGGFTAEIRITNDGPAINGWTLNFTVGSNVRYSNGWNGAWSQSGTQISVGNVAWNGSLPSGGTTSVGFQGTYSGTLGAPTGYTLNGNACTS; from the coding sequence ATGCACCTCAGACCCGCGCTCGCCGCGGCCGGTGCCGTCGCCGTCACGGCACTGGCCGTGACGACAGCGGTCGGTGTCGGCCTGTTGGACCCCACCCCCGCGAAGGCCGCCGACTCGGCCTTCTACGTCGACCCGGACACCAGCGCCGCCCGCTGGGTCGCCGCCAACCCCAACGACTCCCGGGCCGCCGTCATCCGGGACCGCATCGCCAGCGTCCCGCAGGGCCGCTGGTTCACCCAGAACAACCCCGGGACCGTACGTGGTCAGGTAGACGCCTTCGTCGGCGCCGCCGCGGCGGCCGGCAAGATTCCGATCCTGGTGGTCTACAACATCCCCAACCGGGACTGTAGCGGCGCCAGTAGCGGCGGGCTGGCCAACCACACCGCCTACCGGCAGTGGATCGACCAGGTGGCCGGCGGCCTGAACGGTCGGCCGGCGACCATCATCCTCGAACCCGACGTCCTCGCGCTGATGTCGAACTGCATGAACTCCTCCCAGCAGGCCGAGACCCAGGCCTCGATGGCGTACGCCGGGAAGCGGTTCAAGGCCGCCTCGAGTCAGGCCAGGGTCTACTACGACTCGGCGAACTCGGCCTGGCTCAGCCCGCCGGTGATGGCCGCCCGGCTGGTGGGGGCGGACATCGCCAACAGCGCCGACGGGATCTCGGTGAACGTCTCCAACTACCGCACCACGGCCGAGTCGGTGAACTACGCCAAGTCGGTCGTCGCGGCGACCGGCGCGTCGCACCTCAAGATCGTGGTGGACACCAGCCGGAACGGCAACGGTCCGGACCCGCGCAGCGAGTGGTGTGACCCGGCGGGCCGGGCGATCGGCACCGCCAGCACCAACCAGACCGGCGACTCCGCGGTCGACGCGTTCCTCTGGGTCAAGCTGCCGGGCGAGGCGGACGGCTGCATCGCCACCGCCGGCCAGTTCGTCCCGCAGCGCGCCTACGACATGGCGATGGCCGCACCCAACCCGCCCACCACCCCACCGGCCACCACCGGCCCGCCGACGGTGCCGCCGACCACCACCCCACCGGTCGGCACCCCACCGGCCACCACCCCACCGGCCGGCGCCGGTTGCCGGGTCACCTGGACCGCCAACTCCTGGACCGGCGGGTTCACCGCCGAAATCCGGATCACCAACGACGGTCCGGCGATCAACGGCTGGACGCTGAACTTCACCGTCGGCTCCAACGTCCGGTACAGCAACGGCTGGAACGGCGCATGGAGCCAGTCCGGCACCCAGATCAGCGTCGGCAACGTGGCCTGGAACGGGTCGCTGCCGAGCGGCGGCACCACGAGCGTCGGCTTCCAGGGCACCTACAGCGGGACCCTGGGCGCGCCGACCGGCTACACCCTGAACGGCAACGCCTGCACGAGCTGA
- a CDS encoding helix-turn-helix transcriptional regulator produces MTVAGQRQRPVGQLLREWRERRRLSQLELAIQADISTRHLSFVETGRAMPSRDMVLRLAEHLEVPLRDRNHLLLAAGYAPIYPRTSLDSPALAAVRAAVRQVLTAHQPYPAIAVDRHWHLVEANASIGLFTAGAAAPLLTPPVNALRLALHPAGLAPRIVNLGEWRAHLLGRLRRQVAQSGDPELAELYGELRAYPCDQPEPEVEIPGPGEVVVPLRIRHGDRELAFFGTVCTFGTPLDVTVAELAVESFFPLDEQTAVAVRSAAEEEERRVGSASAR; encoded by the coding sequence ATGACGGTCGCCGGACAGCGGCAGCGACCGGTCGGCCAACTGCTGCGCGAGTGGCGCGAACGACGGCGGCTCAGCCAGCTCGAACTCGCCATCCAGGCGGACATCTCCACCCGACACCTCAGTTTCGTGGAGACCGGCCGGGCGATGCCGAGCCGCGACATGGTGCTCCGGCTCGCCGAGCACCTGGAGGTGCCGCTGCGGGACCGCAACCACCTGCTGCTGGCCGCCGGGTACGCGCCGATCTACCCGCGTACGTCGCTGGACTCCCCGGCCCTGGCCGCCGTACGCGCGGCGGTGCGCCAGGTGCTCACCGCCCACCAGCCCTATCCGGCGATCGCCGTCGACCGGCACTGGCACCTGGTCGAGGCGAACGCCAGCATCGGGCTGTTCACCGCGGGTGCGGCGGCGCCGCTGCTCACCCCGCCGGTCAACGCGCTCCGGTTGGCCCTGCACCCGGCCGGCCTGGCGCCCCGGATCGTCAACCTCGGCGAGTGGCGGGCGCACCTGCTCGGGCGGCTGCGCCGGCAGGTGGCGCAGAGCGGCGACCCCGAGCTGGCCGAACTCTACGGCGAACTGCGGGCGTACCCGTGCGACCAGCCGGAGCCCGAGGTCGAGATCCCCGGGCCGGGCGAGGTGGTGGTGCCGCTGCGGATCCGGCACGGCGACCGGGAACTGGCCTTCTTCGGCACCGTCTGCACCTTCGGCACCCCGCTGGACGTCACCGTGGCGGAACTCGCCGTCGAGTCGTTCTTCCCGCTCGACGAGCAGACGGCGGTGGCGGTGCGCTCGGCGGCCGAGGAGGAGGAACGCCGGGTCGGCAGCGCCTCCGCCCGCTGA
- a CDS encoding general stress protein has product MSRNPTAAWQSGMPGMTGGNNLPAGPSGDQFRAPSSEDGTTPGQQATVTVAAYQEYRSAQYAVDFLSDNGFPVERAAIVGTDLTLVETVLGRMTTGRAALAGAATGAWFGLFIGLLFGIFTVGNWWAVILVGLAIGAVWGAIFGAIAHAMTGGRRDFTSASSLRANQYAVNVDATFADQARQLIGRMNWQAQRPAGATGQ; this is encoded by the coding sequence ATGTCCAGGAATCCGACGGCGGCCTGGCAGTCCGGTATGCCTGGTATGACGGGCGGCAACAACCTGCCAGCCGGACCTTCCGGTGACCAGTTCAGGGCGCCGAGCAGCGAGGACGGTACGACCCCGGGACAGCAGGCCACGGTGACCGTCGCCGCCTACCAGGAATACCGGTCGGCGCAGTACGCGGTGGATTTCCTCTCCGACAACGGGTTTCCGGTCGAACGTGCCGCGATCGTCGGTACCGACCTCACCCTTGTCGAAACGGTGCTGGGGCGGATGACCACCGGCCGGGCCGCGTTGGCCGGTGCCGCCACCGGTGCCTGGTTCGGGCTCTTCATCGGTCTGCTCTTCGGCATCTTCACGGTCGGCAACTGGTGGGCGGTCATCCTGGTGGGACTCGCCATCGGTGCCGTCTGGGGTGCGATCTTCGGTGCCATCGCGCACGCCATGACCGGCGGGCGCCGTGACTTCACCTCGGCCAGCAGCCTGCGGGCCAACCAGTACGCGGTGAACGTCGACGCGACCTTCGCCGACCAGGCGCGCCAGCTGATCGGTCGGATGAACTGGCAGGCCCAGCGCCCGGCCGGCGCCACCGGACAGTAG
- a CDS encoding DUF1684 domain-containing protein yields the protein MDELELADWREQVTRLYLSDLDLAGFRAARDALFAGHPQSPIPLAERPRFTGLRYFPAEPSAVVDVPIRPATGTLSIDTGGPDGVVRYRRCGIAETPWGPLTLWWIEAYGGGLFLPFRDGTAGRETYGGGRYLTDTVKGTHGRGLTVLPGGRLRLDLNYAYNPSCAYDDRWACPLAPEENRISTPIRAGERVYH from the coding sequence GTGGACGAACTGGAGCTGGCGGACTGGCGCGAGCAGGTGACCCGGCTCTACCTGTCAGATCTCGACCTGGCCGGCTTCCGGGCGGCCCGGGACGCCCTGTTCGCCGGGCACCCGCAGTCACCGATCCCGCTGGCCGAGCGGCCCCGCTTCACCGGGCTGCGCTACTTCCCGGCCGAGCCGTCGGCCGTGGTCGACGTGCCGATCCGCCCGGCCACCGGCACGCTGAGCATCGACACCGGCGGGCCGGACGGCGTGGTGCGGTACCGCCGGTGCGGCATCGCCGAGACGCCGTGGGGCCCGCTGACCCTCTGGTGGATCGAGGCGTACGGCGGCGGGCTCTTCCTGCCGTTCCGGGACGGTACCGCCGGCCGGGAGACGTACGGCGGCGGGCGCTATCTCACCGACACGGTGAAGGGCACCCACGGCCGGGGCCTGACGGTGCTGCCCGGCGGTCGGCTGCGGCTCGACCTCAACTACGCCTACAACCCCTCCTGCGCGTACGACGACCGGTGGGCCTGTCCGCTGGCGCCGGAGGAGAACCGGATCTCGACGCCGATCCGGGCCGGTGAGCGCGTCTACCACTGA
- a CDS encoding MarR family transcriptional regulator, whose translation MEEGLDAERLACWRAYVESSQLLLNRLDDELRGASELSLADYHVLVLLSEAPRQRLRMGELAGRLVFSPSRLTYQISSMERRGLVARQSCPEDRRGSEAVLTAAGLLTLRDAAPQHAASVRGYLMDDLDEAEVACLTRVFDRLAGRLRADGTTTPASRTPGSVSVSVKEK comes from the coding sequence ATGGAGGAAGGTCTGGACGCCGAGCGGCTGGCCTGCTGGCGGGCGTATGTCGAGTCGAGTCAGCTCCTGCTCAACCGGCTCGACGACGAGCTGCGCGGCGCAAGTGAGCTGAGCCTGGCCGACTACCACGTGCTGGTCCTGCTCTCCGAGGCGCCCCGGCAACGGCTCCGGATGGGCGAGCTGGCCGGTCGGCTGGTCTTCTCGCCGAGTCGACTGACATACCAGATCTCCTCGATGGAGCGGCGCGGCCTGGTCGCCCGGCAGAGCTGCCCGGAGGACCGCCGGGGCAGCGAGGCGGTGCTGACCGCCGCCGGGCTGCTCACCCTGCGCGACGCCGCACCGCAGCACGCGGCCTCGGTGCGCGGCTATCTGATGGACGACCTCGACGAGGCCGAGGTCGCCTGCCTCACCCGGGTCTTCGACCGGCTGGCCGGGCGGTTGAGGGCTGACGGCACCACCACCCCGGCCTCCCGAACCCCCGGCAGCGTCAGCGTCAGCGTCAAGGAGAAGTAG
- a CDS encoding pirin family protein has translation MPAITVDDVLVLPRLPRLGATTTYRPVRRLVTAPSGYEGEGFPVRRAFAGVPLTELDPFIHLDQMGEVDYAPGEPKGTSWHPHRGFETVTYIIDGVFDHQDSHGGGGTITNGDTQWMTAGRGLLHIEAPPEHLVVSGGLFHGLQLWVNLPRAAKMNPPRYQDIRGRESALLTTPDGGALLRVIAGEVAGHTGPGSTHTPITVTHVTVQPGAEVELPWRPDFNALVYVLAGRGTVGADRRPVRTGQLAVHGPGDALRFAADERQETATPALEVYVMGGQPIREPVAHYGPFVMNSRAELVQAFEDYQAGRLGVVPARRTPHTDGSAARPS, from the coding sequence ATGCCCGCGATCACCGTCGACGACGTCCTGGTCCTGCCCCGCCTGCCCCGGCTCGGCGCGACCACCACCTACCGGCCGGTCCGCCGGCTGGTCACCGCGCCCAGCGGCTACGAGGGCGAGGGCTTCCCGGTCCGCCGGGCCTTCGCCGGGGTACCGCTCACCGAACTGGACCCGTTCATCCACCTCGACCAGATGGGCGAGGTCGACTACGCCCCCGGCGAGCCGAAGGGGACCTCCTGGCACCCGCACCGGGGCTTCGAGACCGTCACCTACATCATCGACGGGGTCTTCGACCACCAGGACTCGCACGGCGGTGGCGGCACCATCACCAACGGCGACACCCAGTGGATGACCGCCGGACGCGGCCTGCTGCACATCGAGGCGCCACCGGAGCACCTGGTGGTGAGCGGCGGCCTCTTCCACGGGCTGCAACTCTGGGTCAACCTGCCCCGGGCGGCCAAGATGAACCCGCCGCGCTACCAGGACATCCGGGGCCGGGAGTCGGCCCTGCTGACCACGCCGGACGGCGGCGCCCTGCTCCGGGTCATCGCCGGCGAGGTGGCCGGGCACACCGGCCCGGGCAGCACGCACACCCCGATCACCGTCACGCACGTGACGGTGCAGCCGGGCGCCGAGGTGGAGCTGCCCTGGCGGCCCGACTTCAACGCGCTGGTCTACGTGCTGGCCGGCCGGGGCACGGTCGGCGCCGACCGCCGGCCGGTGCGCACCGGCCAGCTCGCGGTGCACGGGCCCGGCGACGCGCTGCGGTTCGCCGCCGACGAGCGGCAGGAGACGGCCACCCCCGCCCTGGAGGTGTACGTGATGGGCGGTCAGCCGATCCGCGAGCCGGTGGCGCACTACGGTCCGTTCGTGATGAACAGCCGGGCCGAGCTGGTGCAGGCCTTCGAGGACTACCAGGCCGGTCGGCTCGGCGTGGTGCCGGCCCGCCGTACCCCGCACACCGACGGCAGCGCGGCACGGCCCTCCTGA
- a CDS encoding MFS transporter, whose translation MRTRRRLDPERRNILLFVGVSAVSGFGGTALNVVAGVWVLDLSGSGSVAALTGLCLFAPTLLGPLLGAAVDRLPRQRLVVWTHLLTAVAVLSLLAVRSEAQVWIVYVVMLGYGTSLVLVDVAENALLPAALPPHELGKVNGMRTSAQEGMKLVAPLAGAGLFAWRGGYPVVALTALALVLAGGLYRLLRIRTDVPTVPGTAGHSAAESGTGRHRSGTGGRGLLAGAAFLWRHPELRTCVLIGSTTIGMSGLTTAAVYAVVTEDLHQPAAFVGVLSSAQGAGSLLGGLLVPRLLRTRGSLAVGALGAALFALGTLGRLVPWTPAAVACSVLVGIGLPWTLVAAVTAVQSRTPGALLGRVSGSASTLLFAPVAITTPVGAALVLPDHRLPLLVAAVLCLGVGPVTLRMARRADHPGTEAGPATEPPWDDAGPSGPAQLSGGGTRSPAARS comes from the coding sequence GTGCGCACGAGACGACGGCTCGACCCCGAACGGCGCAACATCCTGCTCTTCGTCGGCGTCTCGGCGGTCTCCGGCTTCGGCGGCACCGCGCTGAACGTGGTCGCCGGAGTGTGGGTGCTCGACCTCTCCGGCTCCGGCAGCGTGGCCGCGCTCACCGGCCTCTGCCTCTTCGCCCCGACACTGCTCGGCCCGCTCCTCGGCGCGGCCGTCGACCGGCTGCCCCGCCAGCGGCTCGTCGTCTGGACCCACCTGCTCACCGCCGTGGCCGTGCTGTCGCTGCTGGCGGTCCGCAGCGAAGCCCAGGTCTGGATCGTCTACGTCGTGATGCTCGGCTACGGCACCAGCCTCGTCCTGGTCGACGTCGCGGAGAACGCCCTGCTGCCGGCCGCGCTGCCGCCGCACGAACTCGGCAAGGTCAACGGGATGCGGACGAGCGCGCAGGAGGGGATGAAGCTGGTCGCCCCGCTGGCCGGCGCGGGACTCTTCGCCTGGCGGGGCGGATATCCGGTGGTCGCGCTCACCGCTCTGGCGCTCGTCCTGGCCGGCGGTCTCTACCGGCTGCTCCGGATCCGTACCGACGTCCCGACCGTACCGGGAACCGCAGGCCACAGCGCGGCCGAATCCGGAACCGGACGGCACCGGAGCGGAACCGGCGGCCGCGGACTCCTGGCCGGCGCCGCTTTCCTGTGGCGGCACCCGGAGCTGCGTACGTGTGTCCTGATCGGATCCACCACGATCGGAATGTCCGGACTGACCACCGCCGCCGTCTACGCCGTCGTCACCGAGGACCTGCACCAGCCCGCCGCGTTCGTCGGCGTACTCTCCTCGGCCCAGGGCGCCGGATCGTTGCTCGGCGGGCTGCTCGTGCCCCGGCTGCTGCGTACCCGGGGAAGTCTCGCCGTCGGCGCACTGGGCGCCGCGCTCTTCGCGCTCGGCACGCTGGGCCGCCTCGTTCCCTGGACCCCGGCGGCGGTGGCCTGCTCGGTGCTGGTCGGGATCGGCCTGCCGTGGACCCTGGTCGCCGCCGTGACGGCGGTGCAGTCGCGCACCCCCGGGGCGCTGCTCGGCCGGGTGTCGGGCAGCGCCAGCACCCTGCTCTTCGCACCGGTCGCGATCACCACCCCGGTCGGTGCGGCCCTGGTGCTGCCGGACCACCGCCTGCCACTGCTGGTCGCCGCCGTGCTCTGCCTCGGTGTCGGTCCGGTCACGCTGCGGATGGCCCGCCGCGCCGATCACCCCGGCACCGAAGCCGGCCCCGCCACGGAACCACCCTGGGACGACGCCGGCCCGAGCGGACCGGCACAGCTCTCCGGCGGCGGCACCCGGTCACCGGCGGCCCGGTCCTGA
- a CDS encoding methyltransferase domain-containing protein: MTAADELRARYVDQLRQEGLLGADELVQAFRTVPREEFVATGFDGGDGRWLGPDDPDFLPLVYRNHPLVTKLVDGIPASSSSQPSLMAAMIESLELRPGSRVLEIGVGTGYNAALMTAMGARVTTVDIAPDVVERAEAALRRVGLAGAVDVRLGDGYLGAPAETGYDRVVVTVGVTGVSPRWLDQLVPGGYLLAPVEHAGNHPVLRIRPGVRGVAEAR; this comes from the coding sequence GTGACGGCGGCCGACGAGTTACGCGCCCGGTACGTCGACCAGCTGCGCCAGGAGGGACTGCTCGGCGCGGACGAGCTGGTCCAGGCGTTCCGCACGGTGCCCCGGGAGGAGTTCGTGGCGACCGGTTTCGACGGCGGCGACGGCCGCTGGCTCGGGCCGGACGATCCCGACTTCCTGCCGCTGGTCTACCGGAACCATCCGCTGGTGACGAAACTCGTCGACGGGATACCGGCCAGCTCGTCGAGCCAGCCGTCGCTGATGGCGGCGATGATCGAGTCCCTGGAGCTGCGCCCCGGCAGCCGGGTACTGGAGATCGGCGTCGGCACCGGATACAACGCGGCGCTGATGACCGCGATGGGCGCCCGGGTGACCACGGTGGACATCGCTCCCGACGTGGTGGAGCGGGCCGAGGCGGCACTGCGCAGGGTCGGCCTGGCCGGCGCCGTCGACGTACGCCTCGGCGACGGTTACCTCGGGGCGCCGGCGGAGACCGGCTACGACCGGGTGGTGGTCACGGTCGGGGTGACCGGGGTGTCGCCGCGTTGGCTGGACCAACTCGTCCCGGGCGGTTACCTGCTCGCCCCGGTCGAACACGCCGGCAACCACCCGGTGCTGCGCATCCGGCCGGGTGTCCGGGGGGTGGCCGAGGCGCGGTGA
- a CDS encoding aminoglycoside phosphotransferase family protein, with product MTRTVLLHLLDAAGRPLGVLPRYDVPAPWWQEVGDVVAGARTRYGLDVSVLRLLHADRSGPPGGTVGYLAQLSEGAALPSGLPLAPTRLDLSAEPLRAPWAVPGGPAASLRWAAAELHRAGRGPHVAVPQRAWNLSAIWRLDMRGPDMRGPEGAGPDGAVGAGPPVWLKQVPGFFAHEPVLLRWLGTAVPDLVPVLIAADDHGRMLLEHVPGEDGYGLPPAGRAEVAADHHRLQLASVDQVERLVAAGVPDRRGMALARTVRDRLAAHGPDLAQLRSLLDGLPDRLAELGRCGLPDTLVHGDLHPGNVRIAGDRRVIIDWGDGFVGHPGFDILRLTESVEPEPARTLVEEWVRRWRSSVPGSDPARAIELLRPVAPLWMAAVAADFLARIEPAERAFHAADVPALLSLAARTA from the coding sequence GTGACCCGGACGGTGCTGCTGCACCTGCTCGACGCCGCCGGCCGCCCCCTCGGGGTGCTGCCCCGGTACGACGTACCGGCGCCGTGGTGGCAGGAGGTCGGCGACGTGGTGGCCGGCGCCCGGACGCGGTACGGCCTCGACGTCTCGGTACTGCGACTGCTGCACGCCGACCGCAGCGGGCCACCCGGCGGCACGGTCGGCTATCTGGCCCAGCTCTCCGAGGGAGCCGCTCTGCCGTCCGGGTTGCCACTGGCGCCGACCCGGCTGGACCTGTCGGCCGAGCCGCTGCGGGCGCCCTGGGCGGTGCCGGGCGGGCCGGCGGCGAGCCTGCGCTGGGCCGCCGCCGAACTGCACCGGGCGGGCCGGGGCCCGCACGTCGCCGTGCCGCAGCGGGCCTGGAACCTGTCGGCGATCTGGCGGCTGGACATGCGAGGGCCGGACATGCGAGGGCCGGAGGGGGCAGGGCCGGACGGTGCGGTCGGGGCCGGTCCGCCGGTGTGGCTCAAGCAGGTGCCCGGGTTCTTCGCACACGAGCCGGTGCTGCTGCGCTGGCTCGGCACGGCGGTGCCCGACCTGGTCCCGGTGCTGATCGCCGCCGACGACCACGGGCGGATGCTGCTGGAACACGTGCCGGGCGAGGACGGCTACGGGCTGCCGCCGGCCGGCCGGGCCGAGGTCGCCGCCGACCACCACCGGCTCCAGCTCGCCTCGGTCGACCAGGTGGAGCGGCTGGTCGCCGCCGGGGTCCCGGACCGGCGGGGGATGGCGCTGGCCCGGACGGTACGGGACCGGCTCGCCGCGCACGGCCCGGACCTGGCGCAGCTGCGGTCGCTGTTGGACGGGCTGCCGGACCGGCTGGCCGAGCTGGGCCGCTGCGGCCTGCCGGACACCCTCGTGCACGGCGATCTGCATCCGGGCAACGTCCGGATCGCCGGCGACCGCCGGGTGATCATTGACTGGGGGGACGGCTTCGTCGGGCATCCCGGTTTCGACATCCTGCGGCTGACCGAGTCCGTCGAGCCCGAGCCGGCCCGGACGCTGGTCGAGGAGTGGGTCCGGCGCTGGCGGTCGAGCGTGCCGGGCAGCGATCCGGCCCGCGCGATCGAGCTGCTTCGTCCGGTTGCTCCGCTGTGGATGGCGGCGGTCGCCGCCGACTTCCTGGCCCGGATCGAACCGGCCGAGCGGGCGTTCCACGCCGCGGACGTGCCGGCCCTGCTGAGCCTGGCGGCCCGAACGGCCTGA